Below is a genomic region from Ruania alba.
CTGACGCGGCCGAGGCCGAGCTGGACCGGTCCCGCACTGACCATTGGTCCGGCGTGCGGTGCTTGATCGGGCGCGACGACGTGCCGTGGCTCGGGCAGGCGCGCGTGCGCCGGCTGCTGCGCCGGCTCGCCGCGGACGGCCTGTCCTGGGACGTTGTTCCGGTGACCGCTGCCCAGGTGGATGCCGTGGTGGACGTCGCCCGAGCACTACCCGAGCTGCGCATCGTGGTGGATCACCTGGCCCGCCCGCCACTCGATGGCGGAGACCGGCAGGGGTGGGCGAAGCGCATCAGCGCGCTCGCGGCCTGCCCGAACATTGCGATCAAGGTGTCCGTCGGGATCGATGTGCTGACCGGCTGGCAGGGTTGGGACGTCCATGCTCTGGACGCCCCGCTCCGGCACGTGCTGAACCGTTTCGGACCCGAGCGGTGCATGCTGGCCAGCAACTGGCCGGTGATCACCCTGCGCGCCGATTACATCCGCGCCTGGCAGGACCTCGATGCCACCCTGACCCGGCTCGGCCTTGACGCCACAGAGGGCGCGGCGGTGCGCGGCGGGACCGCCGAGCGCTGGTACGGCCTGGCTGCGGTGATCGACGATGAGTGAGCGTCCTTGGCAGCTGGGCTCCGCGGTCCCGCACGTGCATCCCGAGGCATGGCTGGCGCCCGGCTGCGTGGTGATCGGGGACGTCACGCTCGGCGCGCATGCCAGTATCTGGTACGGGGCCGTCGTGCGTGCCGATCAGGAGGAGATCGCGATCGGGGACCGGTCCAATCTGCAGGACGGGGTGGTCGCCCACTCCGACCCAGGTATCCCGCTGCGCGTGGGCGCAGGGGTGACGGTCGGCCATAACGCCGTGCTGCATGGTTGCCAGGTGGACGACGGTGTGCTGATCGGCATGGGCGCGAGGCTCCTGAACGGTTCCAGCGTCGGTGCGGGGTCTCTGGTAGCCGCCGGTGCCCTGGTTCCGGAGGGGATGACCATCCCTGCCGGGGTGCTCGCCGTCGGGGCGCCGGCGAAGGTGCGCCGTGACCTGACGGAAGAGGAGGTCGCGAACCTCCGGCGCTCGGCGGGTGAGTACGTGTCGTTGGCGCATCGGCATCGGCAGGCCCGTCGCGTCGCGCCCGCCGACGCGCCACCTCAGTAGTGCAGGTGAAACACCGATTGCACCAGTCGGCCGAACAGATAGATGACCATCGGCCCGAAGGTCGCCAGCCCGAGGCCCAGTCCGATGGCCGCCGCGCGCTGCGGGAGGTTGGAGCGGCGCAGGCCGATGAGTCCCAGGATGCAGGCGGCCAGGCTGGTGATCGTCACCACGATGTCGTAGCCGATGAGGAAGACGTCGTAGAACGCGG
It encodes:
- a CDS encoding amidohydrolase family protein produces the protein MIDAHHHFWRLAAQEQPWRTHDHAALARDFLPEDLRPLLQEAGVAGTVLVQSVDEPAENDRLTAFAAADLVRGVVGWLPLATPDAAEAELDRSRTDHWSGVRCLIGRDDVPWLGQARVRRLLRRLAADGLSWDVVPVTAAQVDAVVDVARALPELRIVVDHLARPPLDGGDRQGWAKRISALAACPNIAIKVSVGIDVLTGWQGWDVHALDAPLRHVLNRFGPERCMLASNWPVITLRADYIRAWQDLDATLTRLGLDATEGAAVRGGTAERWYGLAAVIDDE
- a CDS encoding gamma carbonic anhydrase family protein; the protein is MSERPWQLGSAVPHVHPEAWLAPGCVVIGDVTLGAHASIWYGAVVRADQEEIAIGDRSNLQDGVVAHSDPGIPLRVGAGVTVGHNAVLHGCQVDDGVLIGMGARLLNGSSVGAGSLVAAGALVPEGMTIPAGVLAVGAPAKVRRDLTEEEVANLRRSAGEYVSLAHRHRQARRVAPADAPPQ